A window of Elusimicrobiota bacterium contains these coding sequences:
- a CDS encoding DUF2892 domain-containing protein encodes MKCNVGGADRAFRVAVGAGLIAFALIAKNPWGWIGLLPLLTGLFKFCPAYTICKISANKQPQ; translated from the coding sequence ATTAAATGCAACGTGGGTGGAGCGGATCGCGCTTTTCGCGTCGCGGTCGGGGCCGGCTTGATCGCCTTCGCCCTGATCGCCAAAAACCCCTGGGGCTGGATCGGCTTGTTGCCCCTCCTCACCGGCTTGTTCAAATTCTGCCCGGCGTACACCATCTGTAAAATCAGCGCGAACAAACAACCCCAATAA
- a CDS encoding sigma-70 family RNA polymerase sigma factor: MVDETLLIQKSRAGDRKAFEGLLRLYQDRLFRLAHKVCAQAPAEAEDVLQDTMLAAFKKVKGFRGDSSLGTWLYRVASNLCWMRLRRKRREALEPLPAGPDAEARGALASKDPLDDPAARARRNELRRAVGHALEGLPADQRAVVVLSDVREMKNRDIARTLGLSLPAVKSRLLRGRRWLRTHLEKKDVRSR; encoded by the coding sequence ATGGTTGACGAGACCCTCCTCATTCAAAAAAGCCGCGCCGGAGACCGAAAAGCCTTTGAGGGGCTGCTGCGGCTTTACCAGGACCGGCTTTTTCGCCTCGCCCATAAAGTCTGCGCCCAGGCGCCGGCCGAAGCCGAGGACGTTTTGCAGGACACGATGCTGGCCGCCTTCAAAAAAGTGAAGGGATTTCGGGGCGATTCGTCCCTGGGAACGTGGCTGTACCGGGTCGCCTCCAACCTCTGCTGGATGCGCCTCCGTCGAAAACGCCGGGAGGCTTTGGAACCGCTGCCCGCGGGTCCGGACGCGGAAGCCCGGGGGGCGTTGGCCTCGAAGGACCCGCTCGACGATCCCGCGGCGCGGGCCCGCCGAAACGAGCTTCGCCGCGCCGTGGGCCACGCCCTGGAAGGCCTCCCCGCCGATCAACGGGCCGTGGTCGTCCTGAGCGACGTTCGGGAAATGAAAAACCGCGACATCGCCCGAACGCTGGGGCTGTCCCTCCCCGCGGTTAAAAGCCGCCTCCTCCGGGGCCGGCGCTGGCTTCGAACCCATTTGGAAAAAAAAGACGTTCGGTCCCGTTAA
- a CDS encoding phosphatase PAP2 family protein yields the protein MKRARNGFLALVFSAGAGGLHAAPPSPDNPEGVKSIALWGTGLTLLAFTLDRTVQSDIRSQNFIAKSLDHGDYARKSTVMELLGQTQVPLALSGVLYAGGVLGQNEPLQRVGRSGAEALVVSGVAVLGLKTVFGRGRPYVDHDADTFHALHGAAAKNASFPSGHATTVFTFAAVVADEYDSIVVDSLAYGLATAVAVGRLYQDQHWASDVVAGATLGIVTGKAVRRWDKARHGGALRTDGRGVYWVWAF from the coding sequence ATGAAAAGGGCCCGCAACGGGTTTCTGGCGCTGGTGTTCTCTGCGGGGGCCGGCGGCCTTCACGCCGCGCCGCCGTCCCCGGACAATCCGGAAGGTGTTAAATCCATCGCCCTCTGGGGCACCGGACTCACCCTGCTGGCTTTTACCCTTGATCGGACGGTTCAAAGCGACATTCGATCCCAGAACTTCATCGCCAAGAGTTTGGATCACGGCGATTACGCCCGAAAAAGCACCGTCATGGAATTGCTGGGGCAAACCCAAGTGCCCTTGGCGCTCTCCGGAGTCCTTTACGCCGGCGGCGTCCTGGGCCAAAACGAGCCGCTGCAGCGCGTGGGGCGGAGCGGTGCGGAAGCCCTGGTCGTCAGCGGGGTCGCTGTCCTCGGGCTCAAGACCGTGTTCGGTCGCGGTCGGCCCTACGTGGACCACGACGCCGACACCTTCCACGCGCTCCACGGGGCCGCCGCCAAGAACGCCTCGTTTCCCTCGGGCCACGCCACCACGGTTTTCACCTTCGCCGCCGTCGTGGCGGACGAATACGATTCCATCGTCGTGGACTCCTTGGCGTACGGTTTGGCGACCGCGGTGGCGGTGGGGCGCCTTTATCAAGACCAACATTGGGCCAGCGATGTGGTGGCCGGCGCCACCCTGGGAATCGTCACGGGCAAAGCCGTTCGACGGTGGGACAAGGCGCGCCACGGGGGCGCCCTGCGCACCGACGGCCGGGGGGTGTACTGGGTGTGGGCGTTCTAA
- a CDS encoding phosphatase PAP2 family protein has product MAFFATSIGGRTLQADESASTTANGFVYARPRLWTWLSRQVKDQKEFWVRSASRDRWPVLGLVTVSTLWLTARDQYLFEKGYRLGDQWKVSHDGVQRTFLKTKLWPSNYVVRLNGPYDLGTGLYFLGDGVTHFTIAGSFLAYGLAKEDNRALQTSSQLVEGIVANGFLVQVLKHATGRENPNTGTAKNGKWRLFPNQKEYAKHVNQYDAFPSGHLATAMVTVTVIAENYPEHRWIRPLGYTLMTGLAYQMVNNGVHWVSDYPLAIYMGYTFGQIAVHHGRTPLGAWEVSPMWTGTAAGLRMVHRFGGRARRAGDSAAETTN; this is encoded by the coding sequence ATGGCTTTCTTCGCGACGTCGATCGGGGGGCGGACCCTTCAAGCGGACGAATCCGCGTCGACCACCGCCAACGGCTTTGTTTACGCTCGTCCGCGCCTCTGGACCTGGTTGAGCCGCCAGGTCAAAGACCAAAAAGAATTCTGGGTCCGTTCCGCGTCCCGGGACCGGTGGCCCGTGCTGGGCCTGGTGACCGTGAGCACTCTTTGGCTCACCGCCCGGGACCAATATCTTTTTGAAAAGGGCTATCGTCTGGGCGACCAATGGAAGGTTTCCCACGACGGGGTTCAGCGCACTTTTTTAAAAACCAAACTATGGCCCTCCAATTACGTCGTGCGCCTGAACGGCCCCTACGATTTGGGCACCGGGCTGTATTTCCTGGGCGATGGTGTGACGCATTTCACCATCGCCGGGAGTTTCCTGGCCTACGGCCTCGCCAAGGAGGACAACCGGGCCTTGCAAACCTCAAGTCAATTGGTGGAAGGCATTGTGGCCAACGGGTTCCTGGTTCAGGTTCTCAAACACGCCACGGGCCGGGAGAACCCCAACACCGGCACGGCCAAAAACGGCAAATGGCGACTGTTTCCCAATCAAAAAGAATACGCCAAGCACGTCAACCAATACGACGCTTTTCCGTCGGGTCATTTGGCCACGGCCATGGTGACGGTGACGGTCATCGCCGAAAATTATCCCGAACACCGCTGGATCCGCCCCCTGGGCTACACCTTGATGACGGGATTGGCCTACCAGATGGTCAACAACGGGGTTCATTGGGTCAGCGACTACCCGCTGGCGATCTACATGGGATACACCTTCGGCCAAATCGCGGTTCATCACGGGCGAACCCCCTTGGGGGCTTGGGAGGTCTCTCCGATGTGGACGGGTACCGCGGCCGGACTTCGGATGGTTCACCGGTTCGGGGGAAGGGCGCGGCGGGCCGGCGATTCGGCCGCCGAAACGACCAATTAA
- a CDS encoding DUF3592 domain-containing protein: MKWVFLLGFGGIGLGIFVGGIAWGLKRHALAAHGRRATGRVAELQESTSVSEVNGRKVASVSYYPVVEFQAMDGTTHKFRGSTGSSSPSYEVGSSVELLYMPDNPSNAQIADFSQFWLGPLVLSIFGFVFLAAGIGAFVMIGRSDEIFGPSFDQRINRGSLYESKRGVKVSAIVREIEPAKKWGRTTGLVVICAAPGLDGRERLFRSAPLAVNPGAGLVGRSVDVYVDPYDAERYYIHMDPLLLPTAPASPREGAW, from the coding sequence ATGAAGTGGGTTTTTTTACTGGGGTTTGGCGGCATCGGTCTGGGCATTTTTGTCGGTGGGATCGCCTGGGGGCTTAAACGGCACGCCCTCGCCGCCCACGGGCGGCGAGCCACGGGGCGCGTGGCCGAATTGCAAGAATCCACGTCGGTCTCCGAGGTGAACGGCCGCAAGGTGGCCTCCGTTTCCTATTACCCGGTGGTGGAATTTCAGGCGATGGACGGGACGACCCACAAATTCCGGGGCAGCACCGGGTCCAGTTCACCCTCCTACGAAGTGGGATCGTCCGTGGAGCTCTTGTACATGCCGGACAACCCGTCGAACGCCCAGATCGCCGATTTCAGTCAATTTTGGTTGGGGCCCCTCGTGCTGTCCATTTTCGGTTTTGTTTTTTTAGCGGCCGGGATTGGGGCCTTTGTGATGATCGGTCGCTCGGACGAGATCTTCGGGCCGTCCTTTGACCAGCGGATCAATCGCGGGTCGTTGTACGAATCCAAGCGCGGGGTAAAAGTTTCCGCCATCGTACGCGAAATCGAACCGGCGAAGAAATGGGGGCGCACGACGGGGCTGGTGGTGATTTGCGCGGCGCCCGGGCTGGACGGCCGCGAGCGTCTGTTCCGTTCGGCGCCGCTGGCGGTCAATCCGGGCGCGGGCTTGGTGGGGCGATCCGTCGACGTGTATGTGGATCCCTACGACGCCGAGCGGTATTACATTCACATGGATCCGCTTTTGCTCCCCACGGCGCCGGCGTCCCCCCGCGAGGGCGCGTGGTGA
- a CDS encoding outer membrane lipoprotein-sorting protein, whose product MKTATRLTLVLALFAGPLYGRPEGITADRVVALADAVRNPQEDYQVTAIVSDFSASAKEPRRAGYQIWVRGREKSVVRTAFPAVERGKSLLMIGRNLWIIIPGTSQPIRVSFQQRLMGEVANGDLSRANFSGDYKAEFLEVTDAYYRLQLMAKSDDVTYHKIIFWVEKKKYTPLKAEFYSISGRHLKTVTYEGYSRLGGRLRPTRHVIESATVRGQKSIIEFSDMKVGPVDEKYFNKTYLRKMS is encoded by the coding sequence ATGAAAACCGCAACCCGCTTGACGCTCGTTCTCGCGCTGTTCGCCGGCCCGCTTTACGGGCGTCCGGAGGGAATCACCGCCGACCGGGTGGTTGCCTTGGCCGACGCCGTGCGCAACCCCCAGGAAGATTATCAGGTGACCGCCATTGTGAGCGATTTTTCGGCCTCCGCCAAAGAGCCGCGACGCGCGGGGTATCAGATTTGGGTGCGGGGGCGGGAAAAATCCGTCGTCCGCACGGCGTTTCCCGCCGTGGAACGGGGGAAAAGCCTCCTGATGATCGGGCGGAACCTCTGGATCATCATCCCCGGCACCTCCCAGCCGATCCGGGTGTCTTTTCAACAGCGGCTGATGGGCGAAGTGGCCAACGGGGATTTGTCCCGGGCGAATTTCTCGGGGGACTACAAAGCGGAATTCCTGGAGGTGACCGACGCCTATTACCGACTGCAACTGATGGCGAAGAGCGACGACGTCACGTACCACAAAATCATTTTCTGGGTGGAAAAGAAAAAATACACGCCGCTGAAAGCCGAATTCTACTCGATCTCCGGCCGCCATCTTAAAACCGTGACCTACGAAGGCTACAGCCGCCTGGGCGGCCGCCTGCGGCCCACACGCCACGTGATCGAAAGCGCCACGGTCCGGGGGCAAAAATCCATCATCGAGTTCTCGGACATGAAAGTGGGCCCGGTGGACGAAAAGTATTTCAACAAAACTTACCTGCGGAAGATGTCCTGA
- a CDS encoding ABC transporter permease yields MFYWTLPLRNIFRRPGRTSVTLAAIAFGSVALVFAGGFIDDSLVQLRESYIRSQFGHLQIFQKGYLRYGAARPFAYLLKNHNRVMDVVLAHPDVDIVTPRIEFAGLISRGETSVSFVGQGVNPRGESKMNTMFRIEAGKNLQAKDKFQVVMGRGLAASLAVKPGDTAVIVSNTVRGSVNALDVTVKGVFSTSAKAFDDHVLRVPFSTAAKLLYTGEVQSLIVLLKDTSKTRAVRRDLEKLFKSRGYATEIQSWEDLADVYNNSRDFLNRQMGILRWIILIVSILSVINTANMAVLERIGEIGTMRAMGTSRWKVMAVFIMEGLLLGLLGGVLGALAGVGVARLVSHFGIPMPPPPGSTMEWVAHVRLVPRVFVQAFAIAVGSSFFSILYPSWKASRLEIAEALRHQV; encoded by the coding sequence ATGTTTTACTGGACGCTCCCCCTCCGCAACATTTTCCGCCGTCCCGGCCGCACGTCCGTGACCCTGGCCGCCATCGCCTTCGGGTCCGTGGCGCTGGTGTTCGCGGGGGGCTTCATCGACGACTCCCTGGTCCAGCTTCGGGAAAGCTACATCCGCTCCCAGTTCGGCCATCTGCAGATATTTCAAAAAGGTTACCTTCGCTACGGGGCCGCCCGGCCCTTCGCGTACCTTCTCAAAAACCACAACCGGGTCATGGACGTGGTGCTGGCCCACCCCGACGTGGACATCGTCACGCCCCGGATCGAATTCGCGGGGTTGATCAGCCGGGGGGAAACCTCGGTCTCCTTCGTGGGGCAAGGCGTCAATCCCCGCGGCGAAAGCAAGATGAACACCATGTTCCGCATCGAAGCCGGAAAGAACTTGCAGGCGAAGGACAAATTTCAGGTGGTCATGGGGCGCGGATTGGCGGCGTCTCTCGCGGTCAAACCGGGCGACACGGCGGTGATCGTTTCGAACACCGTGCGGGGATCCGTGAACGCCTTGGACGTCACGGTCAAAGGCGTGTTTTCCACCAGCGCCAAGGCCTTCGACGACCATGTCCTGCGGGTGCCCTTTTCCACGGCGGCCAAATTGCTCTACACCGGGGAGGTTCAATCCCTCATCGTCCTGCTCAAAGACACCTCCAAAACCCGGGCCGTTCGACGGGATTTGGAAAAGTTATTTAAGTCCCGGGGGTACGCCACCGAGATTCAATCCTGGGAGGACCTGGCGGACGTCTACAACAATTCCCGGGATTTCCTGAACCGGCAAATGGGCATTCTCCGTTGGATCATCCTGATCGTTTCCATATTGAGCGTCATAAACACCGCCAACATGGCGGTGCTGGAGCGGATCGGGGAAATCGGCACCATGCGGGCCATGGGGACGAGCCGCTGGAAGGTCATGGCCGTTTTCATTATGGAAGGCCTTTTGCTGGGCCTCCTGGGCGGCGTTCTGGGCGCCCTGGCCGGGGTCGGGGTGGCCCGCCTCGTTTCCCATTTCGGCATCCCCATGCCGCCCCCGCCGGGGTCCACCATGGAATGGGTGGCCCACGTCCGTCTCGTGCCCCGGGTGTTCGTCCAGGCCTTCGCCATCGCCGTGGGCTCGTCTTTTTTTTCAATCCTTTATCCCAGCTGGAAGGCCTCCCGACTTGAAATCGCGGAGGCCCTCCGCCACCAGGTGTGA
- a CDS encoding ABC transporter ATP-binding protein, which yields MIEVTEVSKTYLVGTEKVHALQNVTLRVNEGEFLALAGPSGSGKTTLLNLLGCVESPSAGRIRMDDTVVTDVSPRRLTRLRAERLGYVFQTFNLLPVLTVAENIEYPLFLRRVGRRDRWRRVNEMAHRVGLGSFLDHKPSQLSGGQRQRVAIARALVGSPKVVLADEPTANLDTNTGEKILTLMKELNRETKATFIFSTHDPQIMAAADRVVRLHDGRIAAA from the coding sequence TTGATCGAAGTCACGGAGGTCTCCAAAACCTATCTGGTCGGGACTGAAAAAGTCCACGCCCTGCAAAACGTCACCCTGCGGGTGAACGAAGGGGAATTCCTGGCCTTGGCCGGCCCTTCGGGCAGCGGCAAAACGACCCTCCTGAATTTACTGGGGTGCGTGGAATCGCCCTCCGCGGGCCGCATCCGGATGGACGACACCGTGGTGACGGACGTTTCCCCCCGACGGTTGACGCGCCTTCGCGCCGAACGGTTGGGCTACGTGTTTCAAACCTTCAACCTGTTGCCGGTGCTCACCGTGGCCGAAAACATCGAATACCCCCTCTTTCTCCGCCGCGTCGGCCGACGGGACCGTTGGCGGCGCGTGAACGAGATGGCCCACCGGGTGGGCCTGGGATCTTTTCTGGATCACAAACCCTCGCAATTGAGCGGCGGCCAACGGCAGCGCGTGGCCATCGCTCGGGCTTTGGTGGGATCGCCCAAGGTGGTGTTGGCCGACGAACCGACCGCCAACCTGGACACGAACACGGGGGAAAAAATTTTGACGTTGATGAAAGAATTGAACCGGGAAACCAAGGCGACGTTTATTTTTTCCACCCACGACCCCCAGATCATGGCCGCGGCCGACCGGGTGGTGCGCCTGCACGACGGCCGAATCGCGGCGGCCTGA
- a CDS encoding alpha/beta fold hydrolase has product MTGRPAAVAPALYPFASHYLERDGHRLHYLDEGRGAPVVLLHGNPTWSFYYRRVIQDLRADHRVIALDHLGCGLSDKPQDYPYRLENHIANVEFLIETLGLEKISLVLHDWGGVIGAGYAVRHPANVVRWALMNTAAFWPEGYLPLRLRLCRVPRIGEFLIRRFNLFARIALAVAVRRPERLTPEIRRAYLAPYDSYANRIATARFVLDVPDSPRHPSHAAARAVENGLARLAGLPTRIFWGERDPIFNARILAEWERRFPNAVVDRFSQAGHYVLEDAHEFILPRLREFLDAPAP; this is encoded by the coding sequence GTGACGGGTCGCCCCGCGGCGGTCGCCCCGGCCCTCTACCCCTTCGCCTCCCATTACCTGGAACGGGACGGCCACCGACTGCATTACCTGGACGAAGGCCGGGGGGCGCCCGTCGTTTTGCTCCACGGAAACCCCACCTGGTCCTTTTATTATCGGCGCGTGATTCAGGACCTTCGGGCCGATCACCGGGTGATCGCCCTCGACCACCTGGGGTGCGGCCTCTCCGACAAACCCCAGGATTATCCTTACCGTCTAGAAAACCACATCGCCAACGTCGAATTTCTGATCGAAACCCTGGGATTGGAAAAAATTTCCCTCGTGCTCCACGATTGGGGCGGGGTCATCGGCGCGGGGTACGCGGTTCGCCACCCCGCCAACGTCGTTCGGTGGGCCCTGATGAACACCGCCGCTTTCTGGCCCGAGGGTTATTTGCCCCTCCGCCTGCGGTTGTGCCGCGTCCCCCGAATTGGGGAGTTTCTCATTCGACGCTTTAACCTTTTTGCCCGCATCGCCCTGGCGGTGGCCGTGCGGCGCCCGGAGCGATTGACCCCCGAGATCCGACGGGCCTATCTGGCGCCCTACGATTCCTACGCGAACCGAATCGCCACCGCGCGGTTCGTGTTGGACGTCCCCGATTCGCCCCGCCACCCCAGCCACGCCGCGGCCCGGGCCGTGGAAAACGGATTGGCCCGCCTGGCCGGACTCCCCACGCGGATTTTTTGGGGCGAGCGCGACCCCATTTTCAACGCCCGCATTCTGGCGGAATGGGAACGCCGGTTTCCGAACGCCGTCGTGGATCGATTTTCCCAGGCCGGCCATTACGTGCTGGAGGACGCCCACGAATTCATTTTGCCCCGCCTGCGGGAATTCCTGGACGCGCCGGCCCCGTGA